One genomic region from Populus nigra chromosome 8, ddPopNigr1.1, whole genome shotgun sequence encodes:
- the LOC133701421 gene encoding G-type lectin S-receptor-like serine/threonine-protein kinase LECRK3: MQCLKKQYLHIMDFQLPYCFFFLLLLLLPFSINGQTYRNISLGSSLTAASDNLSWTSPSGDFSFGFQQVGDAGYLLAIWFNKIPERTIVWSANRNDLVQGGSRVQLTADGELVLNDQSGRQIWIRPQSGGSGAAYAAMLDSGNFVVASQAGANLWQSFDEPTDTLLPSQNLNLGAQLIAPYLEKNYSEGRYKFILQADGNLILYTTHYPLTTSNFAYWSTQSSIGSGYQVIFNQSGYMYLVARNGTVLNPVFSNSVSMQDLYLRATLDYDGVFRQYVHPKTDSSSRSRAMAWTTLSNSIPSNICLKITGQEGGGACGFNSYCRLGDDQRPSCKCPPGYTFLDPNDERKGCKKDFISQDCDHPSQEIDSFEIKEMPNTNWPFNDYEMFGSVDEDWCRQACLSDCYCAVAIFNTAGQCWMKRVPLSNGVTDPSVFGKALIKVRKGNSTAGSSAKKCDRSNLITTGSVLLGSSIFLIVLSLLGIYVFFSRWNRQQQKMIPQHRLMPDMNMQNFTYSELERATGGFKEELGSGAFGTVYKGVLANEDKPLIAVKKLDKMAGEGDKEFNTEVKVIGRTNHKNLVQLIGICNEGQHRLLVYEYMSNGSVADFLFGDSRPNWYRRMQIALDIARGLLYLHEECSSQIIHCDIKPQNILLDKSFNAKISDFGLAKLLKTDQTKTTTGIRGTKGYVAPEWFKSLPVTTKVDTYSFGILLLELVCCRKNFEINAIQEHQIVLADWACDCLKEGKLNLLVEEDEEATEDMKTVERFVMVAIWCIQDDPSLRPGMKKVVQMLEGAVQVSIPPDLSSFISTI; the protein is encoded by the coding sequence ATGCAATGTCTTAAAAAACAGTATCTTCACATCATGGATTTTCAACTaccatattgttttttcttccttcttcttctgcttctgcCATTCTCCATCAATGGTCAGACTTACAGAAACATATCTTTGGGGTCATCTCTCACTGCTGCAAGTGATAACCTTTCTTGGACTTCACCATCTGgggatttttcttttggattccaACAAGTTGGTGATGCTGGCTACCTACTTGCCATATGGTTCAACAAAATACCCGAAAGAACCATAGTCTGGTCAGCTAATAGAAATGATCTAGTTCAGGGGGGATCAAGAGTACAACTTACGGCAGATGGTGAGTTGGTTCTAAATGATCAATCAGGCAGACAAATATGGATCCGTCCACAATCGGGTGGAAGTGGAGCCGCCTATGCAGCCATGCTTGACTCGGGAAACTTCGTGGTAGCAAGCCAAGCTGGTGCCAATTTGTGGCAGAGTTTTGATGAACCAACAGATACCCTGTTGCCGTCACAAAATCTGAATTTGGGTGCTCAACTTATTGCTCCCTACCTGGAAAAGAATTATTCAGAAGGAAGATACAAGTTCATTCTACAAGCTGATGGGAATCTCATCTTGTACACCACACACTATCCATTAACTACCTCAAATTTTGCTTATTGGTCAACCCAAAGTTCTATAGGTAGCGGTTATCAGGTGATCTTTAACCAGTCTGGCTATATGTACCTTGTAGCTAGAAATGGTACGGTACTTAATCCTGTATTCTCTAATTCAGTATCAATGCAAGATCTCTACTTGAGGGCAACCCTGGACTATGATGGAGTTTTTAGGCAATATGTTCATCCAAAGACTGATTCCAGTAGCAGAAGCAGGGCTATGGCCTGGACGACTTTGTCAAACTCCATACCATCAAATATCTGCTTGAAAATTACGGGACAAGAAGGCGGTGGAGCTTGCGGTTTCAACAGCTATTGCAGATTAGGAGATGACCAAAGACCAAGTTGCAAGTGTCCTCCTGGTTACACTTTCTTAGATCCAAATGATGAGAGGAAGGGATGCAAGAAAGACTTTATTTCACAGGATTGTGACCATCCATCGCAAGAAATAGATAGCTTTGAGATCAAGGAAATGCCTAACACAAACTGGCCATTTAATGATTATGAAATGTTTGGTTCAGTGGACGAGGATTGGTGCAGACAGGCTTGCTTAAGTGACTGTTATTGTGCTGTTGCCATTTTTAACACTGCTGGACAATGTTGGATGAAGAGAGTCCCTCTCTCGAATGGGGTAACAGATCCAAGTGTTTTTGGAAAAGCCCTGATAAAAGTAAGGAAAGGCAACTCGACTGCAGGTTCAAGTGCAAAGAAGTGTGATAGATCGAATTTGATCACAACAGGCTCGGTGCTTTTAGGTAGCTCCATCTTTCTAATTGTTCTCTCACTGCTAGGGATCTATGTGTTCTTTTCTCGATGGAACCGACAGCAACAAAAAATGATACCGCAACACCGACTCATGCCAGATATGAATATGCAGAATTTCACTTACAGTGAGCTCGAAAGAGCTACAGGAGGATTCAAGGAAGAACTTGGTAGCGGTGCCTTTGGAACTGTTTACAAAGGGGTACTAGCGAACGAAGACAAACCACTCATTGCAGTGAAGAAGTTAGATAAGATGGCCGGAGAGGGCGACAAAGAATTCAATACAGAAGTGAAAGTTATTGGAAGAACAAATCACAAGAATTTGGTTCAACTTATTGGAATCTGTAACGAAGGGCAACATCGCCTTCTGGTCTACGAATACATGAGCAATGGCTCTGTGGCCGATTTTCTCTTTGGAGATTCAAGGCCTAACTGGTACCGAAGAATGCAAATTGCTTTGGATATAGCCAGAGGGCTCCTTTACCTCCACGAAGAATGCAGCTCCCAGATAATCCATTGTGATATCAAGCCTCAAAATATCCTCCTCGACAAATCTTTTAATGCAAAGATTTCTGATTTCGGACTAGCCAAGCTGTTGAAGACAGACCAAACCAAAACAACGACAGGAATCAGGGGGACGAAAGGGTATGTAGCTCCTGAATGGTTCAAGAGCCTGCCTGTCACAACCAAAGTAGATACCTACAGCTTTGGCATTCTTTTGCTGGAGCTAGTATGCTGTAGAAAGAACTTTGAGATTAATGCTATACAAGAACATCAGATAGTTCTTGCAGACTGGGCATGTGATTGCCTTAAAGAAGGAAAGTTGAACCTTTTagtagaagaagatgaagaggcAACTGAAGACATGAAAACGGTGGAGAGGTTTGTGATGGTTGCAATTTGGTGCATTCAGGATGATCCATCTTTAAGACCTGGAATGAAAAAAGTTGTGCAGATGCTTGAAGGAGCTGTTCAAGTCTCAATTCCTCCTGATCTTTCATCATTTATCAGCACAATCTAA
- the LOC133702028 gene encoding G-type lectin S-receptor-like serine/threonine-protein kinase LECRK1 has product MVPQHRLVPEMNLQNFTYKELERATGGFKEELGRGAFGIVYRGALANEDKPLIAVKKLEKMAGEGDTEFKTEVKVIGRTNHKNLVQLVGFCNEGQNRLLVYEYMSSGSLSNYIFGYSRPSWHRRMQIAFGVARGLLYLHEECSSQIIHCDIKPQNILPDESLNARISDFGLAKLLKTDQTKTTTAIGGTKGYVAPEWFKSLPVTTKVDTYSFGILLLELVCCRKNFEINAMQEDQIVLADWACDCLKEGKLNLLVEEDEEAMEDMKRVERFVMVAIWCIQEGPSLRPGMKKVVQMLEGSVQVSVPPDPSSFISTI; this is encoded by the coding sequence ATGGTACCGCAACACCGTCTCGTGCCAGAAATGAATCTGCAGAATTTTACATACAAAGAGCTCGAAAGAGCTACAGGAGGATTCAAGGAAGAACTCGGTAGGGGTGCTTTTGGAATTGTTTACAGGGGGGCACTAGCCAACGAAGACAAACCGCTCATCGCagtaaagaaattagaaaagatGGCCGGGGAGGGCGACACAGAATTCAAAACCGAAGTGAAAGTTATTGGAAGAACAAATCACAAGAATCTGGTTCAACTTGTTGGATTCTGTAACGAAGGGCAAAATCGCCTTCTGGTCTACGAGTACATGAGCAGTGGCTCCTTGTCCAACTACATATTTGGATATTCAAGGCCTAGTTGGCACCGAAGAATGCAAATTGCTTTCGGTGTAGCCAGAGGGCTCCTTTACCTCCATGAAGAATGCAGCTCCCAGATAATCCATTGTGATATCAAGCCTCAAAATATCCTGCCCGACGAATCTCTTAACGCCAGGATTTCTGATTTCGGACTAGCCAAGCTGTTGAAGACGGACCAAACCAAAACAACGACAGCAATCGGGGGGACGAAAGGGTATGTAGCTCCTGAATGGTTCAAGAGCCTGCCTGTCACAACCAAAGTAGATACCTACAGCTTCGGCATTCTCTTGCTGGAGCTAGTTTGCTGCAGAAAGAACTTTGAGATTAATGCGATGCAAGAAGATCAGATAGTTCTTGCAGACTGGGCATGTGATTGCCTTAAAGAAGGAAAGTTGAACCTTTTagtagaagaagatgaagaggcAATGGAAGACATGAAAAGGGTAGAGAGGTTTGTGATGGTTGCAATTTGGTGCATTCAGGAGGGTCCATCTTTAAGACCTGGAATGAAGAAAGTTGTGCAGATGTTAGAAGGAAGTGTTCAAGTCTCTGTTCCTCCTGATCCTTCATCATTTATCAGCACGATCTAA
- the LOC133700403 gene encoding G-type lectin S-receptor-like serine/threonine-protein kinase LECRK3, producing MDFQLPYCFIFLLLLLLPFSTNGQTYRNISLGSSLTAASDNLPWTSPSGEFAFGFQQVGDAGYLLAIWFNKIPERTIVWSANRNDLVQGGSRVQLTADGELVLNDQSGRQIWTRPQSGGSGAAYAAMLDTGNFVVASQAGANLWQSFDEPTDTLLPTQNLNLGAQLIAPYLEKNYSDGRFKFILQADGKLNLYTTHYPLTISNFAYWSAQSSIGSGYRVVFNQSGYMYLAAQNGTMLDSVFSNSVSMQDFYLRATIDYDGVFRQYAYPKTASSSRRWAMVWTTLPNFIPSNICVVIRGSLGSGACGYNSYCILGDDQRPRCKCPPGYTFFDPNDERKGCKKNFISQDCDHPSQEIDNFMIRDMLNTNFPYTDYEYFNSVDEDWCRQACLSDCYCAVATYSSGTCWKKRSPLSNGVTDPSIGDKALMKVRKGNWTAGSSAKKSDQSTLITTGSVLLGSSIFLIVLSLLGIYVFFTRWNQQKQKVVPQLHVMPEMNLQNFTYNELETATGGFKEELGRGAFGIVYRGALANEDKPLIAVKKLEKMAGEGDTEFSTEVKVIGRTNHKNLVQLVGFCNEGQNRLLVYEYMSSGSLSNYIFQHSRPSWHRRMQIAFGVARGLLYLHEECSSQIIHCDIKPQNILPDESLNARISDFGLAKLLKTDQTKTTTAIRGTKGYVAPEWFKNLPVTTKVDTYSFGILLLELVCCRKNFEINAMQEHQIVLADWACDCLKEGKLNLLVEEDEEAMEDMKRVERFVMVAIWCIQEDPSLRPGMKKVVQMLEGGVQVSVPPDPSSFISTI from the coding sequence ATGGATTTTCAACTACCATATTGTTTtatcttccttcttcttctgcttctgcCATTCTCCACCAATGGTCAGACTTACAGAAACATATCTTTGGGGTCATCTCTCACTGCTGCAAGTGATAACCTTCCTTGGACTTCACCATCTGGGGAATTTGCTTTTGGATTCCAGCAAGTTGGTGATGCTGGCTACCTACTTGCCATATGGTTCAACAAAATACCCGAAAGAACCATAGTCTGGTCAGCTAATAGAAATGATCTAGTTCAGGGGGGATCAAGAGTACAACTTACGGCAGATGGTGAGTTGGTTCTAAATGATCAATCAGGCAGACAAATATGGACCCGTCCACAATCGGGGGGAAGTGGAGCCGCCTATGCAGCCATGCTTGACACGGGAAACTTCGTGGTAGCAAGCCAAGCTGGTGCCAATTTGTGGCAGAGTTTTGATGAACCAACAGACACACTGTTGCCCACACAAAATCTGAATTTAGGTGCTCAACTAATTGCTCCCTACCTGGAAAAGAATTATTCAGATGGAAGATTCAAGTTCATTCTACAAGCTGACGGGAAACTCAACTTGTACACCACACACTATCCATTAACTATCTCAAATTTTGCTTATTGGTCGGCCCAAAGTTCTATTGGAAGCGGTTATAGGGTGGTCTTTAACCAGTCTGGCTATATGTACCTCGCAGCCCAAAATGGCACTATGCTTGATTCGGTATTCTCTAATTCAGTATCAATGCAAGATTTCTACTTGAGGGCTACCATAGACTATGATGGAGTTTTTAGGCAATATGCTTATCCAAAGACTGCTTCCAGTAGCAGAAGGTGGGCTATGGTCTGGACGACTTTGCCGAACTTCATACCCTCAAATATCTGCGTGGTAATTAGGGGATCACTAGGCAGTGGAGCTTGCGGTTACAACAGTTATTGCATATTAGGAGATGACCAAAGACCAAGATGCAAGTGTCCTCCTGGTTACACGTTCTTTGATCCAAATGATGAGAGGAAGGGATGCAAGAAAAACTTTATTTCACAGGATTGTGACCATCCATCGCAAGAAATAGATAACTTTATGATCAGGGATATGCTTAACACAAACTTTCCATATACTgattatgaatattttaattcaGTGGACGAGGATTGGTGCAGACAAGCTTGCTTGAGTGACTGCTATTGTGCTGTTGCCACTTATAGCAGTGGAACCTGTTGGAAGAAGAGAAGCCCTCTCTCGAATGGGGTAACAGATCCAAGTATTGGTGATAAAGCCCTGATGAAAGTAAGGAAAGGCAACTGGACTGCAGGTTCAAGTGCAAAGAAAAGTGATCAATCAACTTTGATCACAACAGGATCGGTGCTTTTAGGTAGCTCCATATTTCTAATTGTTCTCTCTCTGCTAGGAATCTACGTGTTCTTTACTCGATGgaaccaacaaaaacaaaaggtggtACCGCAACTCCATGTCATGCCAGAAATGAATCTGCAGAATTTTACTTACAATGAGCTGGAAACAGCTACAGGAGGATTCAAGGAAGAACTCGGTAGGGGTGCTTTTGGAATTGTTTACAGAGGGGCACTAGCCAACGAAGACAAACCGCTCATCGCagtaaagaaattagaaaagatGGCCGGGGAGGGCGACACAGAATTCAGTACAGAAGTGAAAGTTATTGGAAGAACAAATCACAAGAATCTGGTTCAACTTGTTGGATTCTGTAACGAAGGGCAAAATCGCCTTCTGGTCTACGAGTACATGAGCAGTGGCTCCTTGTCCAACTACATATTTCAACATTCAAGGCCTAGTTGGCACCGAAGAATGCAAATTGCTTTCGGTGTAGCCAGAGGGCTCCTTTACCTCCATGAAGAATGCAGCTCCCAGATAATCCATTGTGATATCAAGCCTCAAAATATCCTCCCCGACGAATCTCTTAACGCCAGGATTTCTGATTTCGGACTAGCCAAGCTGTTGAAGACGGACCAAACCAAAACAACGACAGCAATCAGGGGGACGAAAGGGTATGTAGCTCCTGAATGGTTCAAGAACCTGCCTGTCACAACCAAAGTAGATACCTACAGCTTCGGCATTCTCTTGCTGGAGCTAGTTTGCTGCAGAAAGAACTTTGAGATTAATGCAATGCAAGAACATCAGATAGTTCTTGCAGACTGGGCATGTGATTGCCTCAAAGAAGGAAAGTTGAACCTTTTagtagaagaagatgaagaggcAATGGAAGACATGAAAAGGGTAGAGAGGTTTGTGATGGTTGCAATTTGGTGCATCCAGGAAGATCCATCTTTAAGACCTGGAATGAAGAAAGTTGTGCAGATGTTAGAAGGAGGTGTTCAAGTCTCTGTTCCTCCTGATCCTTCATCATTTATCAGCACAATCTAA